The Streptococcus iniae genome contains the following window.
GAACTATATTGCTTTGAAAACGGATGGACCTGTTAGACAACGTGCAAACAACTATGCGCAATTGCTTTACTGGGTTCTTTACCTTGGCTTAGCTGTTTTTGCCTTATTATTGCTTTTGAAAACAGATTTCTTTAGTCTTCATCCGGTCGTGACATCTCTTCTTGTTGTAGTCTTGGTTGCTTTATCAGTCTTTGCTCATGTGTCAGTCTTTAAAGGTGCTGAAATGGCTGCTTTCTTGGCAAGTGGTCTTAGCTTGGTAACAGTGGTTGTTCTCTTATTCCAGGGCTTATTCCCGCGTGTGATGATTAGTTCAATCAGTTCAAAATATGATTTGTTAATTGCTAATGCATCATCAACACCATATACCTTGAAGATTATGTCAATAGTAGCTATTAGCTTGGTTCCATTTGTTTTGGCATACACAGCTTGGGCTTATTACATTTTTAGAAAACGTATTACATTACCAGTTATTGTAACGGGGGAAAAATAATGCTTGATAAGGCGGTTATGCGTCTGTCTGGTATTCATAAAGTATTAGGATTGCTTGCAGGATTAGATTTCCTTCAGGCAATCTTTATTATCGGACAGGCTTATTTTTTAAGTAGTACTATTACAGGTCTTTGGCATGGGCAGGGTCTTAAGGCACAATCAAATGTTCTAATACTCTATATGCTAGCCTATTTGGGTAGACATGCCATTAATTACATTAAAGACAAGCAATTGGATGCTTTTGCAGCCAAACACTCCAAGGCCATACGCAGTCAACTCTTGAGTAAAATATTTAGGCTTGGTCCTACAGTTGTGCAAGAAGAGGGATCTGGGAATGTTATTACTATGGCCCTTGATGGGATTAGTTTGATTGAAAATTATTTGCATCTTGTTTTAAATAAGATGATGAATATGTCAGTGATTCCATTTTTAATTTTGGCCTTTATTTTTTATTTGGATTGGGAGTCGGGCCTCATTTTGTTGCTTGTATTTCCTTTGATTATCATTTTTATGGTGATTTTAGGTTTGGCAGCAAAGGCTAAGGCAGACCGTCAATATGCGTCCTATCAACTCTTATCCAATCATTTTTTGGATTCCTTACGTGGGATTGACACGCTTCGTTTTTTTGGAATTAGTAAAGCTTACGCTAAGAGTATTTATAATAGCAGTGAGTCCTTTCGAAAAGCGACGATGAGTGCTTTGAAAGTTGGGATTTTATCAACCTTTGCTTTAGACTTTTTCACAACGCTATCGATTGCTATTGTTGCAGTTCTCTTGGGTTTACGGCTCATTAATGAAGAAATTTTTCTTTTTCCAGCTTTGACGGTTTTGATTTTAGCGCCGGAATATTTTATCCCAGTTCGTGATTTTTCTAGTGACTATCATGCGACCTTGGACGGAAAGAATGCTTTTCAGGCAATTCAAAAAATTCTTGCTAAAGAAGAATCGGCTGTTACGGAAATGAAGCTTGCTGCTTGGTCAGAACAATCACGAATTACCTTAGATGACATTGCTTTAGATTATGAAAAGACACCATTTTTGGAGATTCCTCAGCTGCATTTTTCGGGTTATCAAAAAATTGGAATTGTTGGAATGAGTGGTTCTGGTAAATCAACCTTGGTCAATCTTTTAAGTGGCTTTTTAGAGCCCTCTAGAGGAAGTTTCACTATTGATGGTCAAAAGACTTCTAATATGAACCAAATGGATTGGCGCAAGCAACTGCTTTACATACCACAATCACCTTACGTTTTTGAGATGACTTTAAGAGATAATATTGCTTTTTATACACCGGATGCTAGTGACCAAGAGATTTTGGAAGCTGTTAAGGTAGTAGGACTTGACGGTCTTTTAGCGGAATTGCCTCAAGGGTTAGAGACCCTTGTTGGAAACGGAGCTCGCCCACTTAGTGGTGGTCAGGCGCAACGTATTGCTCTAGCCCGTGCTTTCTTGGACCAAAATCGTAAAATTCTCTTGCTGGATGAACCAACGGCTCATCTAGATATTGAGACAGAAGTTGAGTTGAAAGAAAGAATGTTGCCTTTAATGGCAAATCGCTTGGTCTTTTTTGCCACACACCGTTTACATTGGTTGAAGGAAATGGATACTATTTTGGTTCTTGAAAATGGTCGCTTGGTAGAAGTAGGCTCTTATGATGAGTTGATGGCTAAAAAAGCTGCGTTATTCCATCTTAAGCACGCTATGGGAGGTTTAAATGACTAAAATTCCTTTATTTGAAGCCTTTAAAAATGATCAATGGGTTAAACCTTTTTTTAAAAAGTACAAAGTTAATCTTGTTTTAGCCCTGACACTTGGTTTTCTAACCTTTTTTGCTGCTAGTGCTTTGATGTTTAACTCAGGTTTTTTAATCAGTAAATCAGCATCTTTACCGACAAATATTCTTCTGGTTTATATTCCAATTGTTTTGACTAGAGCTTTTGGTATTGGCCGTCCGATTTTTAGGTACTTGGAGCGTCTAACCAGCCACAATTGGGTTTTGAAGATGACCTCTAAACTTCGCTTAAAACTCTATCAAACTTTAGAACAAGACGCTATTTTTCTGAAGAGGAATTACCGATTAGGTGACATTATGGGCTTGTTGGCTGAAGACATTAATCATGTGCAAAATCTTTATTTGAGAACGATTTTTCCAACAGTTATTGCCTGGCTACTCTATAGTTTTGTTGTTATTGCTTTAGGCTTTTTCTCTATTTGGTTTGCTTTGGTGATGGCTATTTATTTGGGGGTTCTTGTTTTTCTATTCCCGATGTGGTCTGTCATTATTAATGGAGCCCGCCAGCAACAAGAAAAGGCTCTAAAAAATGACCTCTACACGGAATTAACTGATAATGTATTGGGAGTTTCTGACTGGATTTTTAGCCAACGCGGGCAAGACTACGTTCAGTTGCATGAGGCTTCTGAGGACAAATTGGCTACTATCCAAAAAAGGATGAAAGAGTTCAACCATAAACGGACCTTTCTTTTTGAGATTGCTTTTGGTTTACTATCTGTTTTGGTGCTTATTTGGGCAAGTCAGACTTTTGTGGGACAAAATGGCGGTGCAGCCAATTGGGTCGCAGCCTTTGTCCTTTGCCTCTTTCCTTTAGTAGAGGCTTTTGCGGGCTTGTCGGCTGCTGGTCAAGAAAGCAATTCTTATGCGGACTCACTTCAACGTTTTAAGGCTTTGCCTATAATCAAAAAAGAAATTGAAGAAGGTTTATTGCCTCAAGAATGCTTTGATTTGCAGATTCAAAACCTCTCTTTTAGTTATGGAAATGGGCAAGGAAATGTTTTGGAAGGTCTTGATTTGGAGATTAAGCAGGGGCAAAAACTGGCGATTCTAGGTCGTAGTGGTTCTGGAAAGTCTACTTTTGCTAGTCTTTTACGAGGTGATTTGACACCCAGTCAAGGGCATATTTTACTAGGTGGATACCCAGTTTCTGAATTAAAAGAACACATTTCAGATTACATTTCAGTGATTCAACAAGCGCCTTATCTTTTTAACACTAGCATTTTAAATAACCTACGCTTAGCTAATCAAGAAGCTAGTGTTTCAGAGGTTTGGAAGATTCTGGATAAAGTTGGTCTTAAAGAAATGGTTGAAAGATTGCCTGAAGGGCTTGAAACAATGGTTGATGAAGCAGGGCTACGTTTTTCTGGAGGTGAGCGTCACCGCTTGGCCTTGGCAAGGATTTTATTACAAGACACACCGATAGTTTTACTAGATGAGCCGACAGTTGGTTTGGATCCTATTACAGAAATGAAACTGCTAAAAACCTTTATGCAAGCTTTAGAGGGTAAAACGTTGATTTGGATCACCCACCATTTAAAAGGGATTGAGGCTTGTGACCGTGTTATCTTTATTGAAGACGGTCATTTGGAAATGCAAGGTTCTCCAGAAGAGCTTGCCCAAAACAGTTCACGTTACCGTCAGTTAAAAGCTATTGATGATGGTCAATGACAATACCTTTGGCTAAAATTTCTATGCTCATTTCTTCTTTTGAGAAATGAGTCCTCTAAAAAGGCATAGAATAACGTTATTAAAAACGTTGATTCTATGCCTTTTACTTTATTCTTGAGCGTCGCTCTTTTTGTTACAAGTGACGTTTTAATAAATGTTTGCTTAGTTTTAATAATTGTTTTTGAGCTTTGATTTTTGGAAGTTTTTCAATAGCGAAGAGGGCCTCTTGTGTGTAAGTTTTTGCCATTTCT
Protein-coding sequences here:
- the cydD gene encoding thiol reductant ABC exporter subunit CydD, with translation MLDKAVMRLSGIHKVLGLLAGLDFLQAIFIIGQAYFLSSTITGLWHGQGLKAQSNVLILYMLAYLGRHAINYIKDKQLDAFAAKHSKAIRSQLLSKIFRLGPTVVQEEGSGNVITMALDGISLIENYLHLVLNKMMNMSVIPFLILAFIFYLDWESGLILLLVFPLIIIFMVILGLAAKAKADRQYASYQLLSNHFLDSLRGIDTLRFFGISKAYAKSIYNSSESFRKATMSALKVGILSTFALDFFTTLSIAIVAVLLGLRLINEEIFLFPALTVLILAPEYFIPVRDFSSDYHATLDGKNAFQAIQKILAKEESAVTEMKLAAWSEQSRITLDDIALDYEKTPFLEIPQLHFSGYQKIGIVGMSGSGKSTLVNLLSGFLEPSRGSFTIDGQKTSNMNQMDWRKQLLYIPQSPYVFEMTLRDNIAFYTPDASDQEILEAVKVVGLDGLLAELPQGLETLVGNGARPLSGGQAQRIALARAFLDQNRKILLLDEPTAHLDIETEVELKERMLPLMANRLVFFATHRLHWLKEMDTILVLENGRLVEVGSYDELMAKKAALFHLKHAMGGLND
- the cydC gene encoding thiol reductant ABC exporter subunit CydC; translated protein: MTKIPLFEAFKNDQWVKPFFKKYKVNLVLALTLGFLTFFAASALMFNSGFLISKSASLPTNILLVYIPIVLTRAFGIGRPIFRYLERLTSHNWVLKMTSKLRLKLYQTLEQDAIFLKRNYRLGDIMGLLAEDINHVQNLYLRTIFPTVIAWLLYSFVVIALGFFSIWFALVMAIYLGVLVFLFPMWSVIINGARQQQEKALKNDLYTELTDNVLGVSDWIFSQRGQDYVQLHEASEDKLATIQKRMKEFNHKRTFLFEIAFGLLSVLVLIWASQTFVGQNGGAANWVAAFVLCLFPLVEAFAGLSAAGQESNSYADSLQRFKALPIIKKEIEEGLLPQECFDLQIQNLSFSYGNGQGNVLEGLDLEIKQGQKLAILGRSGSGKSTFASLLRGDLTPSQGHILLGGYPVSELKEHISDYISVIQQAPYLFNTSILNNLRLANQEASVSEVWKILDKVGLKEMVERLPEGLETMVDEAGLRFSGGERHRLALARILLQDTPIVLLDEPTVGLDPITEMKLLKTFMQALEGKTLIWITHHLKGIEACDRVIFIEDGHLEMQGSPEELAQNSSRYRQLKAIDDGQ